The sequence accagtaggaaccagtaggaagctacaggacctagaattctggccaaaattgacatttatgggcactaaaaaggtcataggacggccatcttgagtcagatggacccaatttttcttatgctgatgggcccttggtagattcaaatatattcgaaagatcaaggtaattgatcatatcgtcttcaaaatttccctcgtaaacttcgaaaatgtgtaaaaagtgcttatTTTGGCGaccaacaatggctgccagtcggccatcttgattctaatagggccagtttttgggctgaagatgtgtctagggtagatacatgtataaaccaaatatcaagacattaccttgaagagtcttcaaaactttacgGACGGAcatacggacggacggacgacggatgaaaagtgaatgcaatagcccgctgggactaaagtcccaagtgggctaaaaaatgacgtcacttgACGTCTGGTTTGAAGTTCATGGGGAAATTGGAAGTAGAATTACGTCACGCTAAAATCTGGCATTCCACTAACTAAAATACGGTAACTTATGGATCGGGTTATTtcagaatgtatttatttcatgaaatttcaaaCAAGATTGGGTCGATGAATAGTTTAACAATGAACCGCGTTGATCGATTGAGTTGAAAATAGCTGATATTCCCTTAGCAACAAAGTACACACGAACAAAATTCTGATGCATATTTCCAGAGCAAATCTCCAGAAGATGTTTGAATTTTACCTGGTTTACTGGTCAATCTTAGAATAGCACATCtcatttcataaatacaaTTCTCGAGATCTTCAGGAGGGATAGCATCTTTATGAGTTCCTACGATGATAACAGGGCGTCCGGGAGCTCTCGCGTGGATATTTACGAGCCACGGTTTCAATGTTTCGACTTCACTGAGACTGcgagataaatcataaaccacctgaaaaatacatatcatattCTATGACTCTATGACTTCTACTTTAAGGGGAGGGAAagttaatttcatatttgaccAAAGTTCTGGGTAATGGTTATCAGTAAACTTCATactctagttccacagttgtttcAGTTCAATCTGACTCTGGATACAGTTCCAGCagatccagttgcacagttgtgtgggtttaatttgactctggacccagttccacagttgtaagttgAGAAATTTGATTGTGAACTTAGTTCCAGATCCACAAGAGATATAAAAATGAGGAAGAGTTTTTATTTACCAGATAAAGCGCTCTGTTGGGGAGGAAACACTGATGAGTGCTGTAGAACTCTTCCTGACCCGCGAAATCCCACGTACTCAATGTATAAGAAACAGGTCTAGAATCTCTATCTCTTCCATCTCGAACCGGTCTCGCTGTTAAAACTCTAGAAATAAATTACATCCATCTAGAGCCTGGTCACAAACACAGAAAAATTGGCATAATGGTATATTTGAGGTGTGAAGCATTTCTATGATCTCACCTCCAGTCTTTAACGAGAATCCCGACCGTGGTGACACTTTTTTCGTTGCTATGTGCTGATTTTTTCGGTCTCTGCAGCGTACGAAGTACGACCTCCGAATCCGACTACCATCATCTTAATGCGGTAATATTCTTCTGACtaaaatatagattatgagGTTCTAATCGTAGTGCCAACAGTAGAGCCTTATCTAAAAGGCTCCACTGTAGagctggacccagttccacagttagagttaactctcagttaaagttggttcattttcaatgagtaacTCAGAGTGAAATCTATACttcaaactgtggaactggacccagaataatgaggggaggagagaggatAGAGAAAAGGAGGAGAGAGGTGAAAGGAGAGGGGAAACGTCCAGCGTTTAGCATCTAACCCGAGGTTCAGCTTATCGATATTGTTGTTTGATAGCAGTAATTCACGTAGGTTATttgtctgtttttttttttggaggGAATCCTACGAGTCCATTACCGCTGATATCTAGAGCTCGCAATCTACAATCAACAATCAAATACTAACTTCAATACGATCTGGACTACTAGACCCCACGATCCAATTCCATAAGTtgttggtttaatttgaatctaAAGCTGAAATTAGTACATTTCCAATGTCTTTTttagaactgtagaactaggAAAATCTCATTTCGGTCCAGTCCATACTTGAGACTAAACATAAGACTGGGATAAACTAACTTTTGTCTAGTTCTACAGAGACACAAAAAATCTCAGTCCAGGCTTAATTTTCACTGTACCTCTTTTTTTGGTAATCAAAATTTCCTCTAGAAAATTGAGAAAATcgtgaaaatgattatcaaaCCTAATTTGAATGTCAAAGAAATGGGAACTAAGCAGAACTTGTTGAAAATATccctaaaatctttatatctgaattcaaataaaacttaagCTGTGCTAGGGGAGGTATCGAAGAGGTACAGTGAAAATTAAGCCTGGACTGAGATTTTTTGTGTTAATTAAACAATTTTGTGGAACTGATTCCAGAGATCAGTTTCACACTCAGGttaaaacattcaattctAATTCTCAAGTCGAGCTGTAGAACTGGGATTGAGATGTTTGTTTCTTACCGACAGGAATGACTTTATCTCCGAAATGACTTTATCTCCGACCGCTGCTTGTTTACGTCTGGGATCTTTATTACTGAACAGAGTATTCGCTCCACTAACCATCTGCTGTTTCCACGTTTCAATCTCTTGTGTGGCCAGTCGACAAATACAAACTGTTTACGAGTTGCTGCATTTAAAAACAATTACCAAAATACATGAACAAATACAAGGAAATATCTGTTACTCATCTACCGGTTACAGACAGACGACTTTCAAAACTAGTCAGTTATAATGAATAACCCCGCACTGGTATCACTGTTTCTGAGTATTGGGaaacctgggcccggtttcatagactgagtatcgaagttatccctaggggtaaatcctcaatctgggtgacaaAACCACCATGgttacaatgagaaaccatggtaataactgacaaatttaaaaatgttcccagggactatttttcttccacatctatgaaacccagccctgtCACTTATTGCTCCTTTAAGATaggatttagataaatctcgaAACCCTCGAATAATCCAACTTTGAAATATCAAGAATAATGTGGAATAATTCATaatcaggggctgcagttgctaaAAAGTTGGTTATAGTTAACTAGTTGACATGGTGACAATCAAAAGACCAACTTTTGTCAACTCTGTTTTTTTGGGAAGCAGATTCAGATTCCTACTTACGTCGATAAtctttgaataaataattttcGGAATATCGTTTCCGTAGTAACGGAGAATTCGGTTGAGCACTGTTGAAATCGAACGGTTTGATTTTGCAGACGTCCGGCGAAGATTGTCGTTTTAAACGCAACTTCGACAGAAATGATCGCCGTTCGATGTTTTGTCGGTAAACCGTATCGGGACAAGTCGACATCTGTTTAGATATGTCTTCATTTTCTCGTAAAtctaaacaaaaatcaaataactaATAATCTACTGGAAAGAATAACCCACAATTAGGAAGCAAGACTACAAGAGAAGAGTTAGATTGCTGACTTACCGATATCTACGGGGTATCTGAGCGCCAGTCGACTACCCATTAAAACCTGACTCTCAACTGATAAATTCAGACAGCTTCGCGCTTGTTGTCGAGCTCTTGTTTGTTGCATTAATGGCTTCAGTTGGTCGTCTTCTGCAAAAATATAGGATTTTCTTTAAATTTTGTGTTAATGAATCGGAAATGTTACAGCGCGAAAATAAATCGGAAATCTTATAAAACTTGTATCTATCCCATTGCGAGGCATCTTGATACTTTTTGTGATCTGGTTCCTGATAAGTTAGTAGGGTAATCTTATTATTGTTTGTAAGCTTTAATTAAGGTTCGTGGAAACATCCAATCGTAAAACTCAACCACAGACTGGTATTTCTGACCAAGTCCTGGAGGCAGTTCCACGatttttgagtttgaattgaacTGCGCAATAaaccaattgataatgaattgattctTACTCTAAGAATAGGGGAACCGAGTTCTGCTAGTTAGACACTCACCAGTAGGTTTAGATACCCTATCAGGGGAGTCTAATAGCGTAGCTATCAACCATTCTGGTTGAATATTCCTGAGGTTTAAACCACTCCACGATACAATGCCagctacaaaataaacaagacaTCTTCACCTACAAAACATTCTTATCTTGAACACAATATTCAAAGATACGGTTTCATAGTTTCGAATCAAGTTTGAAACTAACTCACAACCGTGAAACTAGAAGATTTGTTCAGTACTAACCTTCTTTATCAAATCCCATATGAAGCAGCATGCCTGTAATATTATGAGCTTCTAAATCTAAACTTAATTTCAGCGGTGTTTGTACATCATTCATACCCTGAAAATGTATACAACCACTTCACAGTCGGACCTCAAAGAAAGTTAACctttaaatttgataatttctatCTATAACTCAGTGTAGGGTTAATTCCAGTCAAGAT is a genomic window of Tubulanus polymorphus chromosome 5, tnTubPoly1.2, whole genome shotgun sequence containing:
- the LOC141906371 gene encoding uncharacterized protein LOC141906371, producing MLLHMGFDKEAGIVSWSGLNLRNIQPEWLIATLLDSPDRVSKPTEDDQLKPLMQQTRARQQARSCLNLSVESQVLMGSRLALRYPVDIDLRENEDISKQMSTCPDTVYRQNIERRSFLSKLRLKRQSSPDVCKIKPFDFNSAQPNSPLLRKRYSENYLFKDYRPTRKQFVFVDWPHKRLKRGNSRWLVERILCSVIKIPDVNKQRSEIKSFRR